CTTTGAACCTTCTTCAATCCGAATTTGCGAAGAACCTAATATATGTCCTGCGGGATGAAAAGAGACCCATACATTGCCGACCTTTATTTTTTTTCCATAAGGAATAGGAACAAACTCACCTTGGTTTCTTAAGCGGTATTCCATAATTTCCAAGCCATTCTCATTAAACCAGTAAGTTTTGCAGCCATAACGAGCATGGTCACCATGCGCATGAGTTACGAGCGCTAAGGGAACCGGTTTCCATGGATCGATATAAAAATCCCCTTTAGGACAGTATAACCCTTTTGCTGTCTGCTTTATAATCTCTGTCAATTCCAAATGCTCCAATATTTGGTTTTGATCATACATAGAAAAGAACAAAAAAGAGAAGTAAGATAGTCAGCTTTAGGGGATTCATCCTTGCAGAAAATAAAACTTTTTGTAGGATATGGATTTAGCAATAAAAACGATATGGAGAACATGGAAGTTAGCCGAGGTAGAGCCTTTCCCTATGGGACATTAAAAGAAAATAAAGGAGTCAACTTTGCCATCTATGCTCGAGATCCTCAAAAACTTTCCCTGTGTATTTTTGATGAACACAACCTCGAACAGCCAATCTTTGAAACGGAGCTAAATCCTGAAGAAAATAAGACGGGATACATTTGGCATGCGCATCTTACGGGATTGCCTGATGCTTTTGTTTATGCCTACCGTGTCCAACTTAAAGATCAAGAAGAGACACATCTTTTATTAGATCCTTATGCAAAAAATGTGACAAGCGATGAAAAGTGGCACGATGTGGTGAATGATACATCTAAGTACCACCCTCTTGCAAAAATTGCCGCGGATGGTTTTGATTGGGAAGGGGATAAGCCCCTTAATTTACCCATGCATGATTTAATTATTTATGAGATGCACGTGCGTGGCTATACGCGAGATCCCTCGAGTAGGGTGCAATTTCCAGGAACGTATAAGGGAATGATAGAAAAAATCCCTCATCTTCTTGAATTGGGAGTCAACGCTGTTGAATTGATGCCCATTTTTGAATTTAATGAGCGAGAAGCCATCCAAAGTAATCCCGAAACACAAAAAAGACTGCATAATTTTTTTGGCTATTCTACTGTGAATTTTTTCTCACCGATGAATCGTTATGCTAGCAGCGTGTCGGGCAATTCTGCAGTCAATGAGTTTAAAGAGCTTGTGAAGGTCCTGCATAAAAATGGCATCGAAGTGATTCTCGATGTGGTCTTCAATCATACCGCTGAAGGTAACGAAAAAGGGCCCGTTTTGTCATTTAAAGGGCTTGACCCAAAAGCTTATTACATGATGAATAACGAAGGTGCCTTTTTAAACTTTTCGGGCTGCGGGAATACGTTTAACTGCAACCATCCTGTGACTCGGGAATTCATTGTTGCAGCGTTAAGGTACTGGGTATTAGAGATGCATGTTGATGGTTTTCGTTTTGACCTCGCTTCTATTTTTAACCGCGCTGAAGATGGGACGCCGCTTGAAAATGCCCCTTTAGTCGAAGCCATTTCAAAAGATCCTATTTTATCAACAAGAAAGTTAATTGCTGAAGCTTGGGATGCGGGGGGACTTTATCAGGTAGGTCATTTTTATCCAGGAGTGCCTGTTTGGTCAGAATGGAATGGTAAGTATAGGGATACGGTGCGTAATTTTATTAAAGGGACGCCAGGACATAAAAATGCCTTTGCAGGTGCCTTGAGTGCTTCTCATGATTTATACGGAAATGGCCGCTCACCGGCTAGCAGTATAAATTTTGTGACGGCTCATGATGGCTTCAGTTTAGCAGATTTAGTGAGCTACAACGAAAAACACAATTTAGAAAATGGAGAAGATAATAATGACGGGATGAACCAAAATGATAGCTGGAATTGCGGCGCCGAAGGTGCCACCAATAACCGAAAAGTCAATAACCTACGCAAAAAACAGATTAGAAACTATCATTTGGCTCTAATGGTTTCTCAAGGTGTTCCTATGATTCTCATGGGAGATGAATATGCGCATTCTCGCAATGGCAATAACAATACTTGGTGCCAAGATAACGAGCTGAATTGGTTTCTTTGGTCAGATTTGCAAGATCGCCATAACTTATTCCGTTTTTACAAATCCTTAATTCATTTTAGAAGAAATCAACCCTTACTCCGTCGCGCAAATTTCTTTGGAGCAAACGATGTTAAATGGCATGGTCTGCAACCAGATCAACCTGACTGGGATAATGATAATCACTTTGTCGCCTTTACTTTAAATCAACCTGATGGCTCACCAGAACTCTACATTGCCTTTAATGCTGCACACACCTACCAAAATCTGACCATCCCATCACTTGAGGAAGGAAAGGCTTGGCGGTGGGTCGTCAATACAAATAATCTTTCACCTGAAGATTTTTTTGAGGAAAGTAATGTAAAAAGGGTGGAAGACCTTCACTTCAGAATGTCTCCTTATAGCAGTATTATGCTTCAGAAGGTAAACGCTTAATTTCTACTAAGGCCAAAGGAAGCTTAGAAAAAAGCTTATGCAATTCTAGAGCAGTGTATGCCTTTTCTGAGAGAACATCCGTAAAAGAAACGTTAGCAAATTTTTCTGGTAGAACTAAGGTTGTCTTTTCCCAGACGCCCTCTTGGCTCTTTTCATGAAAATGGTTTCTATAAAAAGAAAAAAAACGTCCTGTAATAACAATAATTGCTTCATCGCCTAATTCACGGATAAATGCCACAAGGTGATTTTTCATTGGACCAATTACTGAAACGGGTTGATAGGAGCCATCATTAAACAGAGCTTCATGTTTTTTTCTAAATTCTAAGACTTTTTGAATGAGGAAAAGTTTAATCATCCCTGTTTTAGGGTTTTCTAGAACTTTTTCTATTGTTTGAGCTTCTTCAAGCAATTTTTTTCTTAAAAAGAAGTCAATAGGACGTCGGTTATCAGGGTCGACTAAGCTAAAGTCCCAAACCTCATTTCCCTGATAAATATCGGGAATGCCAGGAGAGGTGAGTTTGAGGAGAGTTTGGGCAAGAGAATTGAGTAGGCCTAGAGAAATAAGAGGCTTCGTAAAATTAGCGAAATCTTCTAAAAAGCCATGGTGAGGATTCAAGATCTCGTCGATGAAGGAAGCCACACTCTCCTCATAATCCAAGCAGGGAGCCAGCCAGCTGGTGTGAATTTTGGCTTCTCTAAGGGCTTTTGTCATGTAGTCTTTAATTCTCTTCTTGTAATGCTCAAAAGCTTCACCATCCATTTCATCGATAGGCCAGCTACCAATGAGCGTTTGGTAAAGAAGATATTCCTCATTGTTATCTGGAGCCAAGGCTCCGTGGCTCTGTTTTTTGAGACCAATGTTCATCCCATGCCATTTTGCAAGTTTTTCTCCCCATTCGTCAGCCATTTCGGACAAAAAGTTTATCCTGGCACGCACATCCTCGCCTCTTTTTGTGTCGTGAGTCGTAGAAGCTGACATGGCATGCGGCCAAAGTTGGCTCTTTCTTTGGTTAATTTGATGAAACTCTGCAGTACTGATTCCAAATTGATGAAGTTCATTGCCGACTTCATTCAGAGAGGCCAAAGGGTAAAAGCGATAAAATGCTGTATCCTCAACCCCTTTTGCCATGACGGGCCCTGTGATTTGCTGAAAGCGCATCACAAAGTCTGCTCTTTCTTGAAACCCCTCTTCTGGTAAATCTTCATTAGGTGATAATAAAAGGAGGTTTTCGATAAAATGGTAGACGCCTTGATTGCCTGTTTGCCGTTTTACGGCTTCTTGAACAGCAGTTTTCACACCAAGACGGTCTTCTTCATCAATTTCATTGGCAGTCGCCCGTATATAGCTGCGGTAAACAGGGAAGCAGGCAATGATATCGCCCAGTGCTTGCTTAAGTATTTTAAAAGTATAGTCTTGAGAAGAGCGTTGGCTTGAAGCAATTTTCTCAAGATGGCAGGCTAAACGATGGAGTTCACTTGCCAACGAAGTTTCCAAAATATGCTTTTTACAGGTGTAGTAAAGATCTGAAACATTTGTAGAGGTCCCCGTAAATTGATGATAGATCGACCATATCTGTTCCTTGTTAGGTTGATACACAAATACCCCATTGATAAAATTTAGGGTATCGTAGCCAACAGTTCCATCTATGGTCCAATCTGAGCGGATTGATTCTTTCCCTGTGAGGATTTTCTCAGTGATTAGATAAGTAGAGTATTTTAATGAAGCGTCAAGCTGCGAAAGATACTTTTTAGGATCCCTCAGGCCATCAATATGATCAATGCGCAAACCTGTGATCCAGCCTTTTTCAACGCATTCAAAAATTAATTGATGGATGTCCTTGTAAACTTCCATTTTTTCTGGGCGAATGCCTGCGTATTCCACGATATCGAAAAACCGTCTAAAATTAAGCTCCTCATTAGCCACCTGCCAAAAAGCAAGACGATAGAATTGCGCTTTAAGAAATGCGTCTAAAGCATCAAAGCTTTGTGTATCCCCCTTTGTACCATTTAAAATTTTAAGCTGTTGCTCAAGGGCAGCATTTAAACTTGGGTTGGTTAATAAAAGGTGGGTGAGCTTTTTTTTAAAAACAGCAACTTCGAGTGATTCTAGATCATGGAGTAGATGACGCAATTCATGAGAAGGTTGTTGTTCCAATAGAGGAGAGAGGATCTGTTTCCAGCTTTTGGAGTTGGTAGGCAGTGTGTAGCCATAAAGAGAAATTACAAAACTGCCATCTTGAAAGAGAATCTGGATGATTTGGTTTTCTAGCGCTTGTCCATAAGGTCGGTCTAAAGCAGGAATCAAGACTTTATGATGATTAGATGGTTTGGCAGAATCCCATGTAATATCGAAATAATCGGCAAAAGGGGAGTCTCGTCCTTTTTCTAAGACGTCTAGCCACCATTTATTTGATGATTGCCCAATGTACATATGGTTGGGCACAATATCCGCTATCAAACTCATTCCATGTGCCTGTAATTTTTCAGCAAGAAGTCTGAGCTCTTCTTTTGTGCCGATGTCGGGATTGATTTGGCTAGGATCGACAAAATCGTAACCATGCATGCTTCCCTCTTTTGCTCTTAAAAGAGGGGAGGCATAGAGATGGCTAATACCCAGCTTTTGAAAATAATCAAGAAGGGTGAGAGCATGTTTGAAAGTAAAGTTTTTATTAAATTGCAGTCGATAAGTGGCTCGTGGCCATTTTTTTTTCATGTTCTTGACTAATTTTTTTGAGCAATACAATGAAAGACCCGCATAGGAAAAGAATTTGCAACTTGTAATTCGCTTTGTTCAAACCACTGGATATCAAAGTTGTTCAGTAGGGATAAAATGGACTTAGTGGAGTGATGGCGAATGAGATGATGGCTGTGTATGGAGTAAAGCCCCCATTCACCATACTCTTGCCATCCTTGCTCATAACAACCTTTCGCCCGAGGATCATTACTAATAATAAAATCAGTAAGATAAAGAATGCCTTTTGGCTTAAGAATCCTAAAGATTTCAACGAGTAATTGCAGCTGCTTTTGGGTGTCTGGAATACAGCATAAGACAGTAGCCAAAATAACCGCATCTATTGATTCATTTTGCAAAGGAATTTTTCCCTTCTCTTTAAGGAAACGCAGGTCACACTCCGGGTAGAGATTTCTGCCCCTTTCGACCATGCTGATTGAAAAATCATAGCCAATTAAATTTGAATAGCCTTTTGTAATTAGCGAGTTAAGCAAATGCCCATCACCGCATCCGTATTCTAAAATAGAAGAGTTTAGGTTGAGGAAAGTCGTGAACTTATCAAGATTCAGAGCGTTTTTAATATTTTGCTCTGTTCCTACAAGGTTCCCAATTTCCTTTAATTGCATGTTGCCTTTAAATTAATTGCTAATAGATTTAAAAATGAACAATTACCTTTAATTTATGTTTTAGTAAATTAAATATTTTTTTTCAAACTTTTAAAAATATAAAGGTTTTTTGAAATTATTTTGTACAATGCGGGTAGTATTAGAAGGGTGAGGAGCGTAGAGCTGACAATCCCACCTATAACAACAGTTGCAAGGGGTTTTTGCACCTCTGCACCTGTGCCTGTCGCAAGCGCCATGGGAATAAAACCTAGTGAGGCTACAAGAGCTGTCATTAAGACAGGTCTTAATCGCGTGAGTGCTCCTAAAGAAATGGCTTCGTCAAGAGGCTTGCCTTGTGCTCTTAGCTGATTGATATAGGTTACAAGAACAAGACTATTGAGGACAGCAATTCCTGAAAGGG
This genomic stretch from Chlamydiales bacterium STE3 harbors:
- a CDS encoding Isoamylase 1, chloroplastic (Product derived from UniProtKB/Swiss-Prot:O04196;Gene name derived from UniProtKB/Swiss-Prot:O04196;EC number derived from UniProtKB/Swiss-Prot:O04196), whose protein sequence is MQKIKLFVGYGFSNKNDMENMEVSRGRAFPYGTLKENKGVNFAIYARDPQKLSLCIFDEHNLEQPIFETELNPEENKTGYIWHAHLTGLPDAFVYAYRVQLKDQEETHLLLDPYAKNVTSDEKWHDVVNDTSKYHPLAKIAADGFDWEGDKPLNLPMHDLIIYEMHVRGYTRDPSSRVQFPGTYKGMIEKIPHLLELGVNAVELMPIFEFNEREAIQSNPETQKRLHNFFGYSTVNFFSPMNRYASSVSGNSAVNEFKELVKVLHKNGIEVILDVVFNHTAEGNEKGPVLSFKGLDPKAYYMMNNEGAFLNFSGCGNTFNCNHPVTREFIVAALRYWVLEMHVDGFRFDLASIFNRAEDGTPLENAPLVEAISKDPILSTRKLIAEAWDAGGLYQVGHFYPGVPVWSEWNGKYRDTVRNFIKGTPGHKNAFAGALSASHDLYGNGRSPASSINFVTAHDGFSLADLVSYNEKHNLENGEDNNDGMNQNDSWNCGAEGATNNRKVNNLRKKQIRNYHLALMVSQGVPMILMGDEYAHSRNGNNNTWCQDNELNWFLWSDLQDRHNLFRFYKSLIHFRRNQPLLRRANFFGANDVKWHGLQPDQPDWDNDNHFVAFTLNQPDGSPELYIAFNAAHTYQNLTIPSLEEGKAWRWVVNTNNLSPEDFFEESNVKRVEDLHFRMSPYSSIMLQKVNA
- a CDS encoding Maltooligosyl trehalose synthase (Product derived from UniProtKB/Swiss-Prot:Q44315;Gene name derived from UniProtKB/Swiss-Prot:Q44315;EC number derived from UniProtKB/Swiss-Prot:Q44315), yielding MYCSKKLVKNMKKKWPRATYRLQFNKNFTFKHALTLLDYFQKLGISHLYASPLLRAKEGSMHGYDFVDPSQINPDIGTKEELRLLAEKLQAHGMSLIADIVPNHMYIGQSSNKWWLDVLEKGRDSPFADYFDITWDSAKPSNHHKVLIPALDRPYGQALENQIIQILFQDGSFVISLYGYTLPTNSKSWKQILSPLLEQQPSHELRHLLHDLESLEVAVFKKKLTHLLLTNPSLNAALEQQLKILNGTKGDTQSFDALDAFLKAQFYRLAFWQVANEELNFRRFFDIVEYAGIRPEKMEVYKDIHQLIFECVEKGWITGLRIDHIDGLRDPKKYLSQLDASLKYSTYLITEKILTGKESIRSDWTIDGTVGYDTLNFINGVFVYQPNKEQIWSIYHQFTGTSTNVSDLYYTCKKHILETSLASELHRLACHLEKIASSQRSSQDYTFKILKQALGDIIACFPVYRSYIRATANEIDEEDRLGVKTAVQEAVKRQTGNQGVYHFIENLLLLSPNEDLPEEGFQERADFVMRFQQITGPVMAKGVEDTAFYRFYPLASLNEVGNELHQFGISTAEFHQINQRKSQLWPHAMSASTTHDTKRGEDVRARINFLSEMADEWGEKLAKWHGMNIGLKKQSHGALAPDNNEEYLLYQTLIGSWPIDEMDGEAFEHYKKRIKDYMTKALREAKIHTSWLAPCLDYEESVASFIDEILNPHHGFLEDFANFTKPLISLGLLNSLAQTLLKLTSPGIPDIYQGNEVWDFSLVDPDNRRPIDFFLRKKLLEEAQTIEKVLENPKTGMIKLFLIQKVLEFRKKHEALFNDGSYQPVSVIGPMKNHLVAFIRELGDEAIIVITGRFFSFYRNHFHEKSQEGVWEKTTLVLPEKFANVSFTDVLSEKAYTALELHKLFSKLPLALVEIKRLPSEA
- a CDS encoding tRNA (Cmo5U34)-methyltransferase (Product derived from UniProtKB/Trembl:F8L1B0;Gene name derived from UniProtKB/Trembl:F8L1B0;EC number derived from UniProtKB/Trembl:F8L1B0); translated protein: MQLKEIGNLVGTEQNIKNALNLDKFTTFLNLNSSILEYGCGDGHLLNSLITKGYSNLIGYDFSISMVERGRNLYPECDLRFLKEKGKIPLQNESIDAVILATVLCCIPDTQKQLQLLVEIFRILKPKGILYLTDFIISNDPRAKGCYEQGWQEYGEWGLYSIHSHHLIRHHSTKSILSLLNNFDIQWFEQSELQVANSFPMRVFHCIAQKN